The Microcoleus sp. FACHB-831 genome has a window encoding:
- the petC gene encoding cytochrome b6-f complex iron-sulfur subunit has translation MAQLSGSADVPDMGRRQFMNFLAFGAVTGTALGALYPVVKYFIPPSSGGSGGGLTAKDALGNDILVSEFLGSHNAGERSLAQGFKGDPTYIIVTEDKAIENYGLNAVCTHLGCVVPWNSGENRFICPCHGSQYDNTGKVVRGPAPLSLGLVHAAVADDKVTFTPWTETDFRTGEDPWWA, from the coding sequence ATGGCTCAACTTTCTGGCTCAGCAGACGTGCCCGATATGGGGCGTCGCCAATTTATGAATTTTCTGGCTTTTGGTGCCGTTACAGGAACAGCTCTGGGGGCGCTTTATCCAGTAGTCAAATACTTCATTCCGCCATCAAGTGGGGGATCTGGCGGTGGTTTAACTGCTAAGGATGCTTTAGGGAATGACATTCTGGTGAGCGAGTTTTTGGGAAGCCATAATGCTGGCGAACGCTCACTAGCTCAAGGCTTCAAAGGAGACCCCACCTACATAATAGTGACCGAAGACAAAGCAATTGAAAATTACGGCTTAAACGCCGTATGCACTCACTTGGGCTGCGTCGTGCCTTGGAATTCGGGCGAGAACAGATTTATTTGCCCCTGTCACGGTTCTCAGTATGACAACACGGGCAAAGTGGTACGCGGGCCAGCACCCTTGTCGCTAGGACTGGTACACGCAGCAGTAGCGGACGACAAGGTTACGTTCACGCCTTGGACGGAAACTGACTTCCGGACTGGCGAAGATCCTTGGTGGGCGTAG
- a CDS encoding DUF3067 family protein, with the protein MTGKDLRQMLLNKWGRSYDVQVRRTSGKIFVQVMWKYLEQASFPLTEAEYIAHLDEIASYLNGFAAFTQVENYIEQTRERPRLGKAVSIALNLGERASEWIL; encoded by the coding sequence ATGACCGGAAAGGACTTACGCCAAATGCTGCTAAATAAATGGGGACGCTCTTATGATGTCCAGGTGCGACGGACTAGCGGCAAGATATTTGTCCAAGTGATGTGGAAGTACTTGGAACAGGCGTCTTTTCCGCTTACGGAAGCCGAATACATAGCCCACCTGGACGAAATCGCCAGTTATCTCAATGGTTTCGCTGCCTTTACACAGGTGGAGAATTATATTGAACAAACACGCGAGCGCCCCCGATTGGGTAAAGCTGTTAGCATTGCCCTAAACTTAGGCGAACGCGCTTCTGAATGGATACTTTAA
- a CDS encoding transglycosylase SLT domain-containing protein translates to MSTKIGNFQGQWAGLGRSFEQLSPKQSGNPQTPVLPLAELPPAERAGKLEALANEPKSENRDRARYLLASDLIQQKQGKKALDLLEGLEGDYRVLASHVAMKRAQAYELTGDTQKAQTAWEELLKKYPKEPVAAEALFVLGKTNPKYWQQAIAEFPSHPRSLEIARRELEKDPNQPQLLLALAKYAPKTPKITEILDRLVNQPPASPDGKTGITLKPEEWEAIANAYMEKKEYFKASAAYEKAARTPRNAYLVARALDLGGKRSEAKVAYELVETEFPNTPETGLSLLRAASLAQPLDAVPAFDKVIAGYPDQAGAALVAQAKVLDQLKSTKAAAVARQQLLSKYGSSEAAAEYRWTEAETRAARGDIQGAWQFAEPIATQNPNSKFASRAGYWVGKWAKRLGKQQEAKAAFEYVVSNYPQSYYAWRSAAMLGWPGVGDFTTVRSLSPKLARPSERPVLPAGSATLKELYQLGQDRDSWTLWQAEFQNRVQPTVAEQFTNAQMRMTQGEYLEGITEVGTLEDRETKEDRAAYEALKEQALYWQALYPFPYVDLIEKWSTQHKVNPLLVTAVVRQESRFMPKIKSVAGAVGLMQVMPTTGAWVAQQIGLKEYNPENPNDNIRLGSWYLGHTHDQYKNNSMLAIASYNAGPGNVSKWLAQKGAGELDEFVEAIPFEETKWYVKQVFGNYWNYLRVYNPEISQRWAKHSAEHPPATPTASAK, encoded by the coding sequence GTGTCAACAAAAATAGGCAATTTTCAAGGCCAATGGGCAGGATTAGGGCGCTCTTTCGAGCAGTTAAGCCCCAAACAAAGCGGTAATCCGCAAACGCCAGTGCTGCCCCTAGCAGAGCTACCTCCGGCAGAGCGGGCAGGAAAGTTAGAAGCGCTCGCAAACGAGCCAAAATCGGAAAACCGCGATCGCGCCCGTTATCTTCTAGCATCAGACTTGATTCAACAGAAGCAAGGAAAAAAAGCCCTCGATTTGTTAGAAGGATTGGAAGGAGACTATCGAGTTCTAGCGTCACATGTCGCTATGAAACGCGCCCAAGCATATGAATTAACTGGCGACACGCAAAAAGCACAGACAGCATGGGAAGAGTTGCTGAAAAAATATCCCAAAGAGCCAGTAGCAGCTGAAGCTTTGTTCGTACTGGGTAAAACAAATCCAAAATATTGGCAGCAAGCGATCGCCGAATTTCCTAGCCATCCCCGCAGCCTTGAAATTGCCCGTCGTGAGTTGGAGAAAGATCCAAATCAGCCGCAATTACTGTTGGCGTTAGCTAAATATGCCCCAAAAACACCCAAAATAACCGAGATTTTAGATCGGTTAGTCAATCAGCCTCCTGCTTCCCCAGATGGTAAAACCGGAATAACCTTAAAGCCGGAAGAGTGGGAAGCGATCGCCAACGCCTATATGGAAAAAAAGGAGTACTTTAAAGCCAGTGCTGCTTATGAAAAAGCCGCTCGTACACCCCGCAACGCCTATCTCGTTGCTAGAGCGCTAGACCTGGGCGGCAAAAGATCGGAAGCCAAAGTCGCTTACGAGCTGGTCGAAACAGAATTCCCCAACACTCCAGAAACTGGCCTCAGCCTCCTGCGTGCCGCTTCTTTAGCACAGCCGCTAGATGCCGTGCCCGCTTTTGATAAGGTAATCGCGGGGTACCCAGATCAAGCAGGTGCTGCCCTCGTAGCCCAAGCCAAAGTCCTCGACCAGCTTAAAAGCACCAAAGCGGCGGCTGTTGCTCGTCAACAATTGCTCAGTAAATATGGCAGCTCGGAAGCTGCGGCAGAATATCGGTGGACCGAAGCTGAAACTAGGGCAGCTCGTGGAGATATACAAGGAGCTTGGCAATTTGCTGAACCGATTGCAACCCAAAACCCGAATAGTAAATTTGCTTCTAGAGCAGGCTATTGGGTAGGCAAATGGGCGAAGCGGCTGGGCAAGCAGCAAGAGGCGAAAGCAGCCTTTGAGTATGTAGTAAGCAATTACCCACAGTCTTACTATGCTTGGCGCTCTGCCGCAATGCTAGGCTGGCCTGGCGTCGGGGACTTTACTACAGTACGAAGCTTGTCCCCCAAACTAGCACGACCTTCAGAGCGTCCTGTGTTACCAGCAGGTTCAGCGACGTTGAAAGAACTTTACCAGCTAGGCCAAGACCGTGATAGTTGGACGCTGTGGCAGGCAGAATTTCAAAACCGCGTGCAGCCAACTGTTGCAGAACAATTTACCAACGCCCAGATGCGAATGACACAAGGGGAATACCTTGAAGGCATTACTGAGGTTGGTACTTTGGAAGACAGGGAGACAAAAGAAGATCGAGCAGCTTACGAAGCGCTTAAGGAACAAGCCCTTTACTGGCAAGCTTTGTACCCATTTCCCTACGTCGATCTCATTGAAAAATGGTCAACCCAACACAAGGTAAATCCCCTGCTCGTAACAGCTGTAGTTCGGCAGGAATCGCGATTTATGCCTAAAATTAAATCTGTTGCTGGTGCTGTTGGGTTAATGCAGGTTATGCCCACTACAGGTGCTTGGGTAGCTCAACAAATCGGACTTAAGGAATATAACCCGGAAAATCCTAACGACAACATCAGACTAGGCAGTTGGTATCTCGGCCACACCCACGACCAATACAAAAATAATTCGATGTTAGCGATCGCCAGCTACAATGCTGGCCCTGGTAATGTATCCAAATGGCTTGCCCAGAAGGGAGCTGGCGAACTAGATGAATTTGTCGAAGCTATTCCCTTTGAAGAAACAAAATGGTACGTCAAGCAAGTGTTTGGAAACTACTGGAACTACCTGCGAGTGTACAATCCCGAAATTTCCCAAAGGTGGGCTAAACACTCAGCAGAACACCCACCTGCAACACCAACTGCATCAGCAAAATAA
- a CDS encoding leucyl aminopeptidase, translating to MEIRAIDTRGLDWTGDALAIGLFEDAVELTGDLASLDEKLAGTMQELISETEFKGKPGSSAVTRVGSNSPIRKIILVGLGKQDGLKLDALRRAAAVVARSAKKERCKTLALSLPIFNDDASSTAQALAEGIHLALHQDNRFKSESEDKGPALETVDLLGLSGQDEAITRAGQIAAGVILARELVTAPANAVTPITMAETAQAIAHEHGLALEILEREECEKLGMGAFLGVAQASDLPPKFIHLTYKPEGTPRRKVAIVGKGLTFDSGGLNIKGAGSGIETMKMDMGGAAATLGAAKAIGQIKPDIEVHFISAVTENMISGRAMRPGDILTASNGKTIEVNNTDAEGRLTLADALVFADKLGVDAIVDLATLTGACIIALGDDIAGMWSPDDALAAQIAQASELAGEKMWRMPLEEKYFEGIKSPIADMKNTGPRGGGSITAALFLKQFVKDTPWAHLDVAGPVWSDKENGYNNSGATGYPVRTLVNWVLGNN from the coding sequence ATGGAAATTAGAGCGATTGATACGCGGGGGTTGGACTGGACTGGAGACGCCCTAGCAATTGGATTATTTGAAGATGCCGTAGAGTTGACTGGCGATTTGGCTTCTCTTGATGAAAAGCTAGCCGGGACGATGCAGGAGCTGATTTCTGAGACTGAATTTAAGGGAAAACCAGGTAGCAGCGCTGTTACTCGCGTCGGCAGTAATAGCCCCATCCGCAAAATTATCCTAGTGGGATTAGGTAAACAAGATGGGCTAAAATTAGACGCTCTGCGGCGGGCAGCGGCTGTTGTTGCACGTTCGGCCAAAAAGGAGAGGTGCAAAACTCTGGCTCTTAGCCTGCCCATCTTCAATGATGATGCTTCCTCGACGGCTCAGGCACTAGCAGAAGGCATACACCTCGCCCTACACCAGGATAATCGCTTTAAATCAGAATCCGAAGACAAGGGGCCTGCACTCGAAACAGTCGATTTACTAGGTTTGAGCGGTCAAGATGAGGCTATTACCCGTGCGGGGCAAATCGCTGCGGGTGTTATTTTGGCAAGGGAATTGGTGACTGCGCCTGCAAATGCAGTTACGCCTATTACTATGGCAGAAACAGCACAAGCGATCGCGCACGAACATGGCCTAGCTTTAGAAATCCTGGAACGAGAAGAATGTGAAAAGTTGGGCATGGGCGCTTTCTTGGGTGTTGCCCAAGCTTCCGATTTACCGCCCAAGTTCATCCACCTCACCTACAAACCAGAAGGAACGCCCCGCCGCAAAGTGGCAATTGTCGGTAAGGGTCTAACTTTTGACTCTGGCGGACTGAACATCAAAGGTGCTGGCAGTGGCATCGAAACCATGAAAATGGATATGGGTGGCGCTGCGGCAACTTTGGGCGCCGCTAAGGCAATCGGTCAGATTAAACCCGATATCGAGGTTCACTTTATCTCCGCCGTAACCGAGAACATGATCAGCGGTCGCGCCATGCGCCCAGGCGATATCCTCACCGCCTCCAATGGCAAAACGATTGAGGTCAACAATACTGACGCCGAAGGTCGTCTTACCCTCGCGGATGCCCTAGTGTTTGCCGATAAGCTGGGAGTTGATGCCATCGTTGACTTAGCGACGCTTACTGGTGCTTGCATCATTGCCTTGGGCGATGATATTGCTGGCATGTGGAGTCCCGACGATGCGCTTGCCGCCCAAATTGCTCAAGCATCTGAACTCGCTGGCGAAAAGATGTGGCGGATGCCTTTAGAAGAAAAATATTTTGAAGGTATCAAGTCCCCAATTGCCGACATGAAAAACACTGGCCCTCGTGGTGGTGGGTCGATTACGGCGGCGCTGTTCCTCAAGCAATTTGTTAAGGATACGCCTTGGGCGCACTTAGACGTTGCTGGGCCAGTTTGGAGTGATAAAGAAAACGGCTACAACAATTCTGGCGCTACTGGCTACCCCGTCCGCACCTTAGTTAATTGGGTATTGGGCAACAACTAA
- the tatC gene encoding twin-arginine translocase subunit TatC — protein MTPSELETPPQESLDADPLLRSGTGLELPTINNEDGHLDELPADVEMSLFDHLEELRWRIFYALIAVAVGMLGCFVFVKPIVQLLEVPAGSVKFLQLAPGEFFFVSLKVAGYSGLLVSSPFILYQIAQFVLPGLTRRERRLVAPVVFGSSLLFIGGLVFAYYLLIPAALNFFINYGEDVVEQLWSIDRYFEFVLLLLFSTGLAFQIPIIQVLFGLLGIVSSKQMLAGWRYVILAATVLGAVLTPSTDPLTQSLLAGAVLGLYFGGIGLVKLLGR, from the coding sequence ATGACGCCCTCAGAACTGGAGACTCCACCCCAGGAAAGTTTAGATGCCGACCCGTTACTTCGTTCGGGTACAGGCTTAGAACTGCCCACCATCAACAACGAAGATGGACATCTCGACGAACTGCCCGCTGATGTCGAAATGTCGCTATTCGACCACTTGGAGGAGTTGCGGTGGCGTATTTTCTATGCGCTGATAGCCGTTGCTGTTGGCATGCTCGGCTGCTTCGTATTTGTAAAGCCAATTGTCCAACTGTTGGAAGTACCAGCAGGTAGCGTCAAGTTTCTCCAATTAGCACCGGGAGAATTTTTCTTTGTCTCCCTTAAAGTTGCAGGTTACAGCGGCTTGCTTGTATCTAGCCCTTTTATCCTCTACCAAATCGCGCAGTTTGTTCTACCAGGGCTGACGCGCCGGGAAAGACGATTGGTAGCACCAGTGGTGTTCGGTTCCAGCCTGCTATTCATAGGTGGCTTGGTTTTTGCCTACTATCTTCTTATCCCAGCCGCGCTTAATTTCTTTATCAATTATGGTGAAGATGTAGTAGAACAGCTGTGGTCAATCGACCGCTATTTTGAGTTCGTCCTGTTGTTATTATTCAGCACCGGATTAGCATTTCAAATCCCTATCATCCAAGTATTATTTGGTTTGTTGGGAATTGTTTCTTCAAAACAAATGCTCGCTGGGTGGCGCTACGTTATACTTGCAGCAACTGTTTTGGGAGCCGTTCTTACCCCCTCCACAGACCCCCTCACCCAAAGTCTCCTCGCTGGTGCAGTGCTAGGACTTTACTTCGGCGGTATCGGTTTGGTAAAGCTGTTGGGTCGCTAA
- a CDS encoding glycosyltransferase family 2 protein translates to MKFSIVITTYNRLPLLRRAVESALAQTWPCEVVVADDCSDDGTQEYISSLGDRVVYQRNSVNLGHSATLNAGVSAARGQWIKPLDDDDYLAPNCIEEMSRAIAKRPQAVLCSCQAIQVDDSGSEITRTQSSGPGKSFYVPQEDIHYGMLMEVVPFGTPVQVAFQRDAFIKSGGWDSALDTNCDDIDSWVRIAQYGDAVFLNDYLAYRTLWPGGYNKKFSLEKRLDTSILIKDRIYKLVSENHRSSLPALEDIHGYLKLHWSVVSLKQRKPATALAMAYPAMFSLTAWKYLAIAVFSRKVNHKAHCIRQEVIEQEMVLIAPKAPALAKC, encoded by the coding sequence ATGAAATTCAGCATTGTTATAACAACCTATAATCGTTTACCCTTGTTGCGGCGGGCTGTAGAATCGGCTCTGGCTCAAACCTGGCCTTGTGAAGTTGTGGTGGCAGATGACTGCTCGGATGATGGTACGCAAGAATATATCAGCAGTTTAGGCGATCGCGTAGTTTACCAGCGCAACTCAGTTAATCTCGGACACTCAGCAACGCTAAATGCTGGCGTCAGTGCAGCCAGGGGACAATGGATAAAGCCGCTAGATGACGATGATTATCTGGCTCCCAATTGTATAGAAGAAATGAGCAGAGCGATCGCTAAACGTCCCCAAGCGGTTCTCTGTTCCTGTCAAGCCATTCAAGTCGATGACAGCGGTTCCGAAATCACCCGCACCCAGTCTAGCGGTCCAGGGAAGTCATTTTACGTGCCCCAGGAAGATATCCACTACGGTATGTTGATGGAAGTTGTACCTTTTGGTACGCCAGTGCAAGTCGCCTTTCAAAGAGATGCTTTTATTAAGTCAGGCGGCTGGGATTCTGCTTTAGACACCAACTGCGACGACATCGACTCTTGGGTGAGAATCGCACAGTATGGGGATGCGGTATTTTTAAATGATTATCTCGCCTACCGGACGCTGTGGCCGGGTGGATATAATAAAAAGTTTTCCCTAGAAAAGCGGCTAGATACAAGTATCTTGATCAAAGACCGCATATATAAGTTAGTGAGTGAAAACCATCGCTCATCTTTACCAGCCCTTGAAGATATTCACGGCTATCTCAAGTTGCATTGGAGCGTAGTTAGTTTGAAGCAAAGAAAACCTGCAACTGCATTGGCGATGGCTTATCCAGCAATGTTTTCACTAACAGCTTGGAAATATTTAGCAATAGCCGTTTTCTCGCGAAAAGTCAATCATAAAGCTCACTGCATTCGCCAAGAAGTTATAGAACAAGAAATGGTTCTAATCGCGCCTAAAGCCCCTGCTTTAGCAAAATGTTGA